Proteins from a genomic interval of Dendropsophus ebraccatus isolate aDenEbr1 chromosome 6, aDenEbr1.pat, whole genome shotgun sequence:
- the LOC138794585 gene encoding taste receptor type 2 member 40-like, producing the protein MVIVAVKFKEWKSLKSLQTCDKILSSLAISRALYFISNIIQSLFYQFFPWLLRNNIVVPILYIQTMFLYHSSNWIATVLCVFYCVKIVTYNNKLFIFLKTRISVMVPRLILASLLISLISSLLLGWCVFDKEQHKSLIDSPGNMTEYGLDIMPNYNKRFLIFAVGSFPPFIIFCASISLLIHFLLIHTRRMRSNESHKQSPNLTSHIGAIRSMSVFLLLQLMYFVEIDNGQKVHMI; encoded by the exons ATGGTTATTGTAGCTGTTAAGTTTAAGGAATGGAAAAGCCTGAAATCTCTCCAGACCTGTGATAAGATCCTGAGCTCCTTGGCAATCTCCAGAGCTTTGTATTTTATCAGTAATATTATACAGAGCTTATTCTATCAGTTTTTTCCATGGCTTCTGCGAAACAATATTGTTGTACCTATCTTATATATTCAGACTATGTTCTTGTACCACAGCAGTAACTGGATTGCCACCGTCCTCTGTGTCTTCTACTGTGTAAAGATTGTCACCTACAACAATAAACTATTCATCTTCCTGAAGACTCGGATCTCCGTCATGGTCCCACGGTTGATTCTGGCTTCTCTACTTATCTCATTGATTTCCAGCCTTCTCTTAGGTTGGTGTGTTTTCGACAAAGAGCAACATAAGTCATTAATTGACTCTCCAGGAAATATGACAGAGTATGGACTTGATATTATGCCAAATTATAATAAACGGTTCCTGATATTTGCTGTTGGCTCCTTTCCACCATTTATAATATTTTGTGCCTCCATTTCCTTGTTGATTCATTTCCTCCTTATTCACACCAGACGGATGAGGAGCAATGAGTCCCATAAACAAAGCCCAAACCTAACGTCTCATATTGGTGCTATAAGAAGTATGAGCGTATTCTTACTTCTGCAGTTAATGTATTTTGTAG AAATAGACAATGGACAAAAGGTACACATGATTTGA